In Euphorbia lathyris chromosome 9, ddEupLath1.1, whole genome shotgun sequence, the following are encoded in one genomic region:
- the LOC136206598 gene encoding coiled-coil domain-containing protein SCD2-like isoform X1, whose translation MSRRVNPVVLRQESSMDSPQSQSPLMSPLHPHHVRTGSTGVSIAKKPHAKAAAARLAQVMSSQQGDDDEDEEDELALDLSTSARGGIGLAGGRRMPRPKSPVVRVPAANPVQMRRPQSADALQIKKPHPIDAFSPVQMQKSPVDAASPSQLRKLQPIDATSSLPNKKLQPVDVEDDDLENDYGLLTGPVSIGRAGGKSMRNRSPMSKQDQSVQMKKSQPIDAFNPIQGQKSLPVVSLQMKKSQPVDDDDEDDIANELITGPVSIGRAGGRSMRNRSPMMVRTKQDQFANSAEQPTQPIRSMSPTPPSQTTNSMEQPSSARSLFSFRSSPHSIENPSAHSVSAGRSNIKTVPMPSSVPISLRPISPAVASEPLVNNRRHIRSSTDFGGGHLRDVGRHNSASASQYEADMLHEEANENVTGKGEAVSALQRLHEAELELRSLRSMTKRMTLTQEEMEEVVLKRCWLARYWKLCIRHGIHADIAGEKYEYWSSLAPLPTEVVIGAGQRAREDNSSAHDMNELSGEGNIESMLDVEKGLRELASLKIEEAVALAMARYRRPLSVKRDGDSPVEGQMDAFELSQEESEDVRFKQAWLTYFWRRASDHRLEPDIGEERLEFWASHTNRPSTSHDVVEVERGLLELKKLSIENQLWQLRASD comes from the exons ATGAGTCGTAGAGTGAATCCAGTGGTTCTAAGGCAGGAGAGCAGCATGGATTCACCGCAGAgtcaatcaccgcttatgtcaCCCTTGCATCCACACCATGTCCGTACTGGATCAACGGGGGTGTCTATCGCGAAGAAACCACATGCAAAAGCGGCGGCGGCGAGGCTTGCTCAAGTGATGTCAAGCCAACAAGGCGATGACGATGAAGACGAAGAGGATGAACTTGCACTTGATTTAAGTACAAGTGCTAGAGGTGGAATTGGCCTTGCTGGTGGAAGAAGAATGCCACGCCCTAAATCTCCTGtg GTGAGAGTTCCGGCCGCTAATCCTGTACAAATGAGAAGACCACAATCGGCGGATGCTTTACAAATTAAAAAACCACATCCGATTGATGCTTTTAGTCCTGTACAAATGCAGAAATCACCAGTAGATGCTGCTAGTCCTTCACAACTGAGGAAATTGCAACCAATAGATGCTACTAGTTCTTTACCGAACAAGAAATTACAACCAGTAGATGTTGAAGATGATGATTTAGAAAATGATTATGGCCTACTGACTGGTCCAGTAAGCATAGGAAGGGCTGGTGGAAAGTCGATGAGAAACCGTTCTCCTATG TCCAAGCAAGATCAATCTGTCCAAATGAAGAAATCACAGCCAATTGATGCTTTTAATCCTATACAGGGTCAGAAATCATTACCAGTAGTTTCTTTACAAATGAAGAAATCACAACCCGTAGATGACGACGACGAGGATGATATTGCCAATGAGTTAATCACTGGTCCAGTAAGCATAGGGCGTGCTGGTGGAAGATCAATGCGAAACCGTTCTCCAATG ATGGTTCGTACCAAGCAGGATCAATTTGCCAATTCTGCAGAACAGCCAACACAGCCAATTCGTTCCATGTCACCAACTCCCCCATCTCAGACTACAAACAGCATGGAACAGCCCTCATCCGCTcgttctttattttcttttcgaTCTTCTCCCCACTCCATTGAAAATCCTTCTGCTCATTCGGTTTCAGCTGGCCGTTCTAACATCAAGACGGTTCCCATGCCCTCCAGTGTCCCTATATCATTAAGGCCAATCTCTCCTGCTGTTGCATCAGAGCCTTTGGTGAATAACAGGAGACATATAAG ATCATCAACAGATTTTGGGGGTGGACACCTGAGAGATGTTGGCAGGCATAATTCAGCGTCTGCTTCACAATATGAG GCTGATATGCTACACGAGGAAGCAAATGAAAATGTAACTGGAAAG GGTGAGGCAGTATCTGCATTGCAGCGGCTACATGAAGCTGAGCTTGAACTGAGATCACTTCGGAGTATGACGAAGAGGATGACTTTAACTCAAGAAGAGATG GAAGAAGTTGTTCTAAAGAGGTGTTGGCTTGCTCGGTATTGGAAGCTATGCATACGACATG GGATACATGCAGATATCGCGGGAGAAAAATACGAATACTGGTCATCCCTTGCTCCTCTTCCTACTGAAGTTGTAATAGGTGCTGGTCAACGGGCCAGAGAAGATAACTCATCAG CACATGATATGAATGAGCTTTCTGGAGAAGGAAACATAGAGAGCATGCTTGATGTTGAGAAAGGTCTGCGGGAACTAGCTTCATTGAAG ATAGAGGAGGCTGTAGCACTTGCCATGGCTCGGTATAGACGACCATTGTCAGTGAAAAGag ATGGAGACTCACCTGTTGAAGGACAGATGGATGCTTTTG AATTGAGCCAAGAAGAGTCTGAAGATGTGCGATTTAAGCAG GCCTGGCTAACTTACTTTTGGAGAAGAGCAAGTGACCATAGACTGGAACCAGACATAGGAGAAGAGCGTTTGGAGTTCTGGGCCAGCCATACCAATAGGCCTTCCACATCTCATGATGTAGTTGAAG TTGAGCGGGGGCTATTGGAGCTGAAGAAGTTAAGCATTGAAAACCAGCTATGGCAACTAAGGGCTTCAGACTGA
- the LOC136206598 gene encoding coiled-coil domain-containing protein SCD2-like isoform X2, whose protein sequence is MSRRVNPVVLRQESSMDSPQSQSPLMSPLHPHHVRTGSTGVSIAKKPHAKAAAARLAQVMSSQQGDDDEDEEDELALDLSTSARGGIGLAGGRRMPRPKSPVVRVPAANPVQMRRPQSADALQIKKPHPIDAFSPVQMQKSPVDAASPSQLRKLQPIDATSSLPNKKLQPVDVEDDDLENDYGLLTGPVSIGRAGGKSMRNRSPMSKQDQSVQMKKSQPIDAFNPIQGQKSLPVVSLQMKKSQPVDDDDEDDIANELITGPVSIGRAGGRSMRNRSPMMVRTKQDQFANSAEQPTQPIRSMSPTPPSQTTNSMEQPSSARSLFSFRSSPHSIENPSAHSVSAGRSNIKTVPMPSSVPISLRPISPAVASEPLVNNRRHIRSSTDFGGGHLRDVGRHNSASASQYEADMLHEEANENVTGKRLHEAELELRSLRSMTKRMTLTQEEMEEVVLKRCWLARYWKLCIRHGIHADIAGEKYEYWSSLAPLPTEVVIGAGQRAREDNSSAHDMNELSGEGNIESMLDVEKGLRELASLKIEEAVALAMARYRRPLSVKRDGDSPVEGQMDAFELSQEESEDVRFKQAWLTYFWRRASDHRLEPDIGEERLEFWASHTNRPSTSHDVVEVERGLLELKKLSIENQLWQLRASD, encoded by the exons ATGAGTCGTAGAGTGAATCCAGTGGTTCTAAGGCAGGAGAGCAGCATGGATTCACCGCAGAgtcaatcaccgcttatgtcaCCCTTGCATCCACACCATGTCCGTACTGGATCAACGGGGGTGTCTATCGCGAAGAAACCACATGCAAAAGCGGCGGCGGCGAGGCTTGCTCAAGTGATGTCAAGCCAACAAGGCGATGACGATGAAGACGAAGAGGATGAACTTGCACTTGATTTAAGTACAAGTGCTAGAGGTGGAATTGGCCTTGCTGGTGGAAGAAGAATGCCACGCCCTAAATCTCCTGtg GTGAGAGTTCCGGCCGCTAATCCTGTACAAATGAGAAGACCACAATCGGCGGATGCTTTACAAATTAAAAAACCACATCCGATTGATGCTTTTAGTCCTGTACAAATGCAGAAATCACCAGTAGATGCTGCTAGTCCTTCACAACTGAGGAAATTGCAACCAATAGATGCTACTAGTTCTTTACCGAACAAGAAATTACAACCAGTAGATGTTGAAGATGATGATTTAGAAAATGATTATGGCCTACTGACTGGTCCAGTAAGCATAGGAAGGGCTGGTGGAAAGTCGATGAGAAACCGTTCTCCTATG TCCAAGCAAGATCAATCTGTCCAAATGAAGAAATCACAGCCAATTGATGCTTTTAATCCTATACAGGGTCAGAAATCATTACCAGTAGTTTCTTTACAAATGAAGAAATCACAACCCGTAGATGACGACGACGAGGATGATATTGCCAATGAGTTAATCACTGGTCCAGTAAGCATAGGGCGTGCTGGTGGAAGATCAATGCGAAACCGTTCTCCAATG ATGGTTCGTACCAAGCAGGATCAATTTGCCAATTCTGCAGAACAGCCAACACAGCCAATTCGTTCCATGTCACCAACTCCCCCATCTCAGACTACAAACAGCATGGAACAGCCCTCATCCGCTcgttctttattttcttttcgaTCTTCTCCCCACTCCATTGAAAATCCTTCTGCTCATTCGGTTTCAGCTGGCCGTTCTAACATCAAGACGGTTCCCATGCCCTCCAGTGTCCCTATATCATTAAGGCCAATCTCTCCTGCTGTTGCATCAGAGCCTTTGGTGAATAACAGGAGACATATAAG ATCATCAACAGATTTTGGGGGTGGACACCTGAGAGATGTTGGCAGGCATAATTCAGCGTCTGCTTCACAATATGAG GCTGATATGCTACACGAGGAAGCAAATGAAAATGTAACTGGAAAG CGGCTACATGAAGCTGAGCTTGAACTGAGATCACTTCGGAGTATGACGAAGAGGATGACTTTAACTCAAGAAGAGATG GAAGAAGTTGTTCTAAAGAGGTGTTGGCTTGCTCGGTATTGGAAGCTATGCATACGACATG GGATACATGCAGATATCGCGGGAGAAAAATACGAATACTGGTCATCCCTTGCTCCTCTTCCTACTGAAGTTGTAATAGGTGCTGGTCAACGGGCCAGAGAAGATAACTCATCAG CACATGATATGAATGAGCTTTCTGGAGAAGGAAACATAGAGAGCATGCTTGATGTTGAGAAAGGTCTGCGGGAACTAGCTTCATTGAAG ATAGAGGAGGCTGTAGCACTTGCCATGGCTCGGTATAGACGACCATTGTCAGTGAAAAGag ATGGAGACTCACCTGTTGAAGGACAGATGGATGCTTTTG AATTGAGCCAAGAAGAGTCTGAAGATGTGCGATTTAAGCAG GCCTGGCTAACTTACTTTTGGAGAAGAGCAAGTGACCATAGACTGGAACCAGACATAGGAGAAGAGCGTTTGGAGTTCTGGGCCAGCCATACCAATAGGCCTTCCACATCTCATGATGTAGTTGAAG TTGAGCGGGGGCTATTGGAGCTGAAGAAGTTAAGCATTGAAAACCAGCTATGGCAACTAAGGGCTTCAGACTGA
- the LOC136206598 gene encoding coiled-coil domain-containing protein SCD2-like isoform X3: MSRRVNPVVLRQESSMDSPQSQSPLMSPLHPHHVRTGSTGVSIAKKPHAKAAAARLAQVMSSQQGDDDEDEEDELALDLSTSARGGIGLAGGRRMPRPKSPVVRVPAANPVQMRRPQSADALQIKKPHPIDAFSPVQMQKSPVDAASPSQLRKLQPIDATSSLPNKKLQPVDVEDDDLENDYGLLTGPVSIGRAGGKSMRNRSPMGQKSLPVVSLQMKKSQPVDDDDEDDIANELITGPVSIGRAGGRSMRNRSPMMVRTKQDQFANSAEQPTQPIRSMSPTPPSQTTNSMEQPSSARSLFSFRSSPHSIENPSAHSVSAGRSNIKTVPMPSSVPISLRPISPAVASEPLVNNRRHIRSSTDFGGGHLRDVGRHNSASASQYEADMLHEEANENVTGKGEAVSALQRLHEAELELRSLRSMTKRMTLTQEEMEEVVLKRCWLARYWKLCIRHGIHADIAGEKYEYWSSLAPLPTEVVIGAGQRAREDNSSAHDMNELSGEGNIESMLDVEKGLRELASLKIEEAVALAMARYRRPLSVKRDGDSPVEGQMDAFELSQEESEDVRFKQAWLTYFWRRASDHRLEPDIGEERLEFWASHTNRPSTSHDVVEVERGLLELKKLSIENQLWQLRASD; the protein is encoded by the exons ATGAGTCGTAGAGTGAATCCAGTGGTTCTAAGGCAGGAGAGCAGCATGGATTCACCGCAGAgtcaatcaccgcttatgtcaCCCTTGCATCCACACCATGTCCGTACTGGATCAACGGGGGTGTCTATCGCGAAGAAACCACATGCAAAAGCGGCGGCGGCGAGGCTTGCTCAAGTGATGTCAAGCCAACAAGGCGATGACGATGAAGACGAAGAGGATGAACTTGCACTTGATTTAAGTACAAGTGCTAGAGGTGGAATTGGCCTTGCTGGTGGAAGAAGAATGCCACGCCCTAAATCTCCTGtg GTGAGAGTTCCGGCCGCTAATCCTGTACAAATGAGAAGACCACAATCGGCGGATGCTTTACAAATTAAAAAACCACATCCGATTGATGCTTTTAGTCCTGTACAAATGCAGAAATCACCAGTAGATGCTGCTAGTCCTTCACAACTGAGGAAATTGCAACCAATAGATGCTACTAGTTCTTTACCGAACAAGAAATTACAACCAGTAGATGTTGAAGATGATGATTTAGAAAATGATTATGGCCTACTGACTGGTCCAGTAAGCATAGGAAGGGCTGGTGGAAAGTCGATGAGAAACCGTTCTCCTATG GGTCAGAAATCATTACCAGTAGTTTCTTTACAAATGAAGAAATCACAACCCGTAGATGACGACGACGAGGATGATATTGCCAATGAGTTAATCACTGGTCCAGTAAGCATAGGGCGTGCTGGTGGAAGATCAATGCGAAACCGTTCTCCAATG ATGGTTCGTACCAAGCAGGATCAATTTGCCAATTCTGCAGAACAGCCAACACAGCCAATTCGTTCCATGTCACCAACTCCCCCATCTCAGACTACAAACAGCATGGAACAGCCCTCATCCGCTcgttctttattttcttttcgaTCTTCTCCCCACTCCATTGAAAATCCTTCTGCTCATTCGGTTTCAGCTGGCCGTTCTAACATCAAGACGGTTCCCATGCCCTCCAGTGTCCCTATATCATTAAGGCCAATCTCTCCTGCTGTTGCATCAGAGCCTTTGGTGAATAACAGGAGACATATAAG ATCATCAACAGATTTTGGGGGTGGACACCTGAGAGATGTTGGCAGGCATAATTCAGCGTCTGCTTCACAATATGAG GCTGATATGCTACACGAGGAAGCAAATGAAAATGTAACTGGAAAG GGTGAGGCAGTATCTGCATTGCAGCGGCTACATGAAGCTGAGCTTGAACTGAGATCACTTCGGAGTATGACGAAGAGGATGACTTTAACTCAAGAAGAGATG GAAGAAGTTGTTCTAAAGAGGTGTTGGCTTGCTCGGTATTGGAAGCTATGCATACGACATG GGATACATGCAGATATCGCGGGAGAAAAATACGAATACTGGTCATCCCTTGCTCCTCTTCCTACTGAAGTTGTAATAGGTGCTGGTCAACGGGCCAGAGAAGATAACTCATCAG CACATGATATGAATGAGCTTTCTGGAGAAGGAAACATAGAGAGCATGCTTGATGTTGAGAAAGGTCTGCGGGAACTAGCTTCATTGAAG ATAGAGGAGGCTGTAGCACTTGCCATGGCTCGGTATAGACGACCATTGTCAGTGAAAAGag ATGGAGACTCACCTGTTGAAGGACAGATGGATGCTTTTG AATTGAGCCAAGAAGAGTCTGAAGATGTGCGATTTAAGCAG GCCTGGCTAACTTACTTTTGGAGAAGAGCAAGTGACCATAGACTGGAACCAGACATAGGAGAAGAGCGTTTGGAGTTCTGGGCCAGCCATACCAATAGGCCTTCCACATCTCATGATGTAGTTGAAG TTGAGCGGGGGCTATTGGAGCTGAAGAAGTTAAGCATTGAAAACCAGCTATGGCAACTAAGGGCTTCAGACTGA
- the LOC136206598 gene encoding coiled-coil domain-containing protein SCD2-like isoform X5, which translates to MRRPQSADALQIKKPHPIDAFSPVQMQKSPVDAASPSQLRKLQPIDATSSLPNKKLQPVDVEDDDLENDYGLLTGPVSIGRAGGKSMRNRSPMSKQDQSVQMKKSQPIDAFNPIQGQKSLPVVSLQMKKSQPVDDDDEDDIANELITGPVSIGRAGGRSMRNRSPMMVRTKQDQFANSAEQPTQPIRSMSPTPPSQTTNSMEQPSSARSLFSFRSSPHSIENPSAHSVSAGRSNIKTVPMPSSVPISLRPISPAVASEPLVNNRRHIRSSTDFGGGHLRDVGRHNSASASQYEADMLHEEANENVTGKGEAVSALQRLHEAELELRSLRSMTKRMTLTQEEMEEVVLKRCWLARYWKLCIRHGIHADIAGEKYEYWSSLAPLPTEVVIGAGQRAREDNSSAHDMNELSGEGNIESMLDVEKGLRELASLKIEEAVALAMARYRRPLSVKRDGDSPVEGQMDAFELSQEESEDVRFKQAWLTYFWRRASDHRLEPDIGEERLEFWASHTNRPSTSHDVVEVERGLLELKKLSIENQLWQLRASD; encoded by the exons ATGAGAAGACCACAATCGGCGGATGCTTTACAAATTAAAAAACCACATCCGATTGATGCTTTTAGTCCTGTACAAATGCAGAAATCACCAGTAGATGCTGCTAGTCCTTCACAACTGAGGAAATTGCAACCAATAGATGCTACTAGTTCTTTACCGAACAAGAAATTACAACCAGTAGATGTTGAAGATGATGATTTAGAAAATGATTATGGCCTACTGACTGGTCCAGTAAGCATAGGAAGGGCTGGTGGAAAGTCGATGAGAAACCGTTCTCCTATG TCCAAGCAAGATCAATCTGTCCAAATGAAGAAATCACAGCCAATTGATGCTTTTAATCCTATACAGGGTCAGAAATCATTACCAGTAGTTTCTTTACAAATGAAGAAATCACAACCCGTAGATGACGACGACGAGGATGATATTGCCAATGAGTTAATCACTGGTCCAGTAAGCATAGGGCGTGCTGGTGGAAGATCAATGCGAAACCGTTCTCCAATG ATGGTTCGTACCAAGCAGGATCAATTTGCCAATTCTGCAGAACAGCCAACACAGCCAATTCGTTCCATGTCACCAACTCCCCCATCTCAGACTACAAACAGCATGGAACAGCCCTCATCCGCTcgttctttattttcttttcgaTCTTCTCCCCACTCCATTGAAAATCCTTCTGCTCATTCGGTTTCAGCTGGCCGTTCTAACATCAAGACGGTTCCCATGCCCTCCAGTGTCCCTATATCATTAAGGCCAATCTCTCCTGCTGTTGCATCAGAGCCTTTGGTGAATAACAGGAGACATATAAG ATCATCAACAGATTTTGGGGGTGGACACCTGAGAGATGTTGGCAGGCATAATTCAGCGTCTGCTTCACAATATGAG GCTGATATGCTACACGAGGAAGCAAATGAAAATGTAACTGGAAAG GGTGAGGCAGTATCTGCATTGCAGCGGCTACATGAAGCTGAGCTTGAACTGAGATCACTTCGGAGTATGACGAAGAGGATGACTTTAACTCAAGAAGAGATG GAAGAAGTTGTTCTAAAGAGGTGTTGGCTTGCTCGGTATTGGAAGCTATGCATACGACATG GGATACATGCAGATATCGCGGGAGAAAAATACGAATACTGGTCATCCCTTGCTCCTCTTCCTACTGAAGTTGTAATAGGTGCTGGTCAACGGGCCAGAGAAGATAACTCATCAG CACATGATATGAATGAGCTTTCTGGAGAAGGAAACATAGAGAGCATGCTTGATGTTGAGAAAGGTCTGCGGGAACTAGCTTCATTGAAG ATAGAGGAGGCTGTAGCACTTGCCATGGCTCGGTATAGACGACCATTGTCAGTGAAAAGag ATGGAGACTCACCTGTTGAAGGACAGATGGATGCTTTTG AATTGAGCCAAGAAGAGTCTGAAGATGTGCGATTTAAGCAG GCCTGGCTAACTTACTTTTGGAGAAGAGCAAGTGACCATAGACTGGAACCAGACATAGGAGAAGAGCGTTTGGAGTTCTGGGCCAGCCATACCAATAGGCCTTCCACATCTCATGATGTAGTTGAAG TTGAGCGGGGGCTATTGGAGCTGAAGAAGTTAAGCATTGAAAACCAGCTATGGCAACTAAGGGCTTCAGACTGA
- the LOC136206598 gene encoding coiled-coil domain-containing protein SCD2-like isoform X4: protein MSRRVNPVVLRQESSMDSPQSQSPLMSPLHPHHVRTGSTGVSIAKKPHAKAAAARLAQVMSSQQGDDDEDEEDELALDLSTSARGGIGLAGGRRMPRPKSPVVRVPAANPVQMRRPQSADALQIKKPHPIDAFSPVQMQKSPVDAASPSQLRKLQPIDATSSLPNKKLQPVDVEDDDLENDYGLLTGPVSIGRAGGKSMRNRSPMSKQDQSVQMKKSQPIDAFNPIQGQKSLPVVSLQMKKSQPVDDDDEDDIANELITGPVSIGRAGGRSMRNRSPMMVRTKQDQFANSAEQPTQPIRSMSPTPPSQTTNSMEQPSSARSLFSFRSSPHSIENPSAHSVSAGRSNIKTVPMPSSVPISLRPISPAVASEPLVNNRRHIRSSTDFGGGHLRDVGRHNSASASQYEADMLHEEANENVTGKGEAVSALQRLHEAELELRSLRSMTKRMTLTQEEMEEVVLKRCWLARYWKLCIRHGIHADIAGEKYEYWSSLAPLPTEVVIGAGQRAREDNSSAHDMNELSGEGNIESMLDVEKGLRELASLKMETHLLKDRWMLLN from the exons ATGAGTCGTAGAGTGAATCCAGTGGTTCTAAGGCAGGAGAGCAGCATGGATTCACCGCAGAgtcaatcaccgcttatgtcaCCCTTGCATCCACACCATGTCCGTACTGGATCAACGGGGGTGTCTATCGCGAAGAAACCACATGCAAAAGCGGCGGCGGCGAGGCTTGCTCAAGTGATGTCAAGCCAACAAGGCGATGACGATGAAGACGAAGAGGATGAACTTGCACTTGATTTAAGTACAAGTGCTAGAGGTGGAATTGGCCTTGCTGGTGGAAGAAGAATGCCACGCCCTAAATCTCCTGtg GTGAGAGTTCCGGCCGCTAATCCTGTACAAATGAGAAGACCACAATCGGCGGATGCTTTACAAATTAAAAAACCACATCCGATTGATGCTTTTAGTCCTGTACAAATGCAGAAATCACCAGTAGATGCTGCTAGTCCTTCACAACTGAGGAAATTGCAACCAATAGATGCTACTAGTTCTTTACCGAACAAGAAATTACAACCAGTAGATGTTGAAGATGATGATTTAGAAAATGATTATGGCCTACTGACTGGTCCAGTAAGCATAGGAAGGGCTGGTGGAAAGTCGATGAGAAACCGTTCTCCTATG TCCAAGCAAGATCAATCTGTCCAAATGAAGAAATCACAGCCAATTGATGCTTTTAATCCTATACAGGGTCAGAAATCATTACCAGTAGTTTCTTTACAAATGAAGAAATCACAACCCGTAGATGACGACGACGAGGATGATATTGCCAATGAGTTAATCACTGGTCCAGTAAGCATAGGGCGTGCTGGTGGAAGATCAATGCGAAACCGTTCTCCAATG ATGGTTCGTACCAAGCAGGATCAATTTGCCAATTCTGCAGAACAGCCAACACAGCCAATTCGTTCCATGTCACCAACTCCCCCATCTCAGACTACAAACAGCATGGAACAGCCCTCATCCGCTcgttctttattttcttttcgaTCTTCTCCCCACTCCATTGAAAATCCTTCTGCTCATTCGGTTTCAGCTGGCCGTTCTAACATCAAGACGGTTCCCATGCCCTCCAGTGTCCCTATATCATTAAGGCCAATCTCTCCTGCTGTTGCATCAGAGCCTTTGGTGAATAACAGGAGACATATAAG ATCATCAACAGATTTTGGGGGTGGACACCTGAGAGATGTTGGCAGGCATAATTCAGCGTCTGCTTCACAATATGAG GCTGATATGCTACACGAGGAAGCAAATGAAAATGTAACTGGAAAG GGTGAGGCAGTATCTGCATTGCAGCGGCTACATGAAGCTGAGCTTGAACTGAGATCACTTCGGAGTATGACGAAGAGGATGACTTTAACTCAAGAAGAGATG GAAGAAGTTGTTCTAAAGAGGTGTTGGCTTGCTCGGTATTGGAAGCTATGCATACGACATG GGATACATGCAGATATCGCGGGAGAAAAATACGAATACTGGTCATCCCTTGCTCCTCTTCCTACTGAAGTTGTAATAGGTGCTGGTCAACGGGCCAGAGAAGATAACTCATCAG CACATGATATGAATGAGCTTTCTGGAGAAGGAAACATAGAGAGCATGCTTGATGTTGAGAAAGGTCTGCGGGAACTAGCTTCATTGAAG ATGGAGACTCACCTGTTGAAGGACAGATGGATGCTTTTG AATTGA